The following are encoded in a window of Amphibacillus xylanus NBRC 15112 genomic DNA:
- the tsaB gene encoding tRNA (adenosine(37)-N6)-threonylcarbamoyltransferase complex dimerization subunit type 1 TsaB, giving the protein MTILAIDTSSETLAIALSQDGKIIADYSTSSKNKHSKRLMPAIVQLLEDAQVKPQDLTKIVVGKGPGSYTGIRIGLSTAKTMAWSLNIPVVGVSSLAALSLQARDRGALICPFFDARRDLVYTGLYNEHIEPVIQDQNCLMTDWLEQLKKVEQPIIFLSPDLGAFQSMITKELKDQAVFLPEGLNTVRAGLLALFGADLEGDNVHELVPSYLRLVEAEANWLASQKEQSNE; this is encoded by the coding sequence ATGACAATATTAGCAATTGATACATCGAGTGAGACATTAGCCATTGCGCTATCACAAGATGGGAAGATAATTGCTGACTATAGCACAAGCAGCAAAAATAAACATTCAAAGCGGTTAATGCCAGCAATTGTTCAATTATTAGAGGATGCTCAAGTAAAGCCACAAGACTTAACGAAAATTGTCGTTGGTAAAGGACCTGGGTCATATACAGGGATAAGGATCGGATTATCAACAGCTAAAACGATGGCTTGGTCGCTAAATATACCAGTTGTCGGAGTTTCTAGCTTAGCCGCATTATCTCTACAAGCAAGAGATAGAGGCGCATTGATCTGTCCTTTCTTTGATGCAAGAAGGGACCTAGTTTATACAGGATTATATAATGAACATATTGAACCTGTCATTCAAGATCAAAATTGCTTAATGACGGATTGGCTCGAGCAGTTAAAAAAAGTAGAGCAACCAATAATCTTTTTAAGTCCTGATCTAGGAGCATTTCAATCAATGATTACAAAAGAATTAAAAGATCAGGCTGTATTTCTTCCAGAAGGATTAAATACTGTCAGAGCCGGCTTATTAGCCCTTTTCGGGGCAGATTTAGAAGGAGACAATGTTCACGAGCTTGTACCAAGTTATTTACGACTTGTTGAAGCTGAAGCAAATTGGCTAGCAAGTCAAAAGGAGCAATCCAATGAGTAA
- the rimI gene encoding ribosomal protein S18-alanine N-acetyltransferase has protein sequence MSNIVIRPMELKDLDQVEEIERKSFTSVWTKNLYKKELLENHFAYYFVIEKDDKLIGFCGLWLVLDEAQVTNIAVDPQYRGQGYGAMLFQYMLNHAMTRGATNLSLEVRYSNYTAQRLYQKFGLEKAGIRKNYYTDNNEDAIVMWVRL, from the coding sequence ATGAGTAATATTGTTATTCGCCCAATGGAACTCAAAGATCTAGACCAAGTCGAAGAAATTGAAAGAAAGTCATTTACCTCGGTTTGGACAAAAAATTTATACAAAAAAGAATTACTTGAAAATCATTTTGCTTACTATTTTGTAATTGAGAAAGATGATAAGTTAATTGGATTTTGTGGTCTTTGGCTCGTACTGGACGAAGCGCAAGTTACAAATATTGCGGTTGATCCTCAATATCGTGGACAGGGCTATGGTGCCATGTTATTTCAATATATGTTAAACCATGCAATGACAAGAGGAGCAACAAATTTGTCTTTAGAAGTCAGATATTCAAACTATACGGCACAAAGGTTATATCAAAAATTCGGTTTAGAAAAAGCAGGCATTCGAAAAAATTATTATACAGATAATAATGAGGATGCTATTGTAATGTGGGTGAGATTATGA
- the tsaD gene encoding tRNA (adenosine(37)-N6)-threonylcarbamoyltransferase complex transferase subunit TsaD, whose amino-acid sequence MKQEKNTYILAIETSCDETAAAIIKNGTEIVANVVASQIESHKRFGGVVPEIASRHHVEQMTYVLEETFNQAELTLEEIDAIAVTEGPGLVGALLVGVSTAKALAFTHNKPLIGVHHIAGHIYANRLVEEFQFPLLALVVSGGHTELILMKEHGHFEVIGETRDDAAGEAYDKVARTMDLPYPGGPEIDRLAQLGEDNLNFPRAWLEEDSFDFSFSGLKSAVINTLHNANQKGIELDRKDIAASFQASVVEVLVEKTYKAAEKYQVKHVIVAGGVAANQGLRTALKERFNDQLIKLSIPPLALCTDNAAMIGAAAMIDYEKGLNTDWSMNANPALDLEMYGAR is encoded by the coding sequence ATGAAACAAGAAAAAAACACGTATATATTAGCAATCGAAACAAGCTGTGATGAGACAGCTGCTGCCATTATTAAAAATGGAACAGAGATAGTAGCAAATGTTGTAGCGTCCCAAATAGAAAGTCACAAAAGATTTGGTGGCGTAGTACCCGAAATAGCCTCGAGACATCATGTTGAGCAAATGACTTATGTATTAGAAGAAACTTTTAATCAAGCAGAGTTAACTTTAGAAGAAATTGATGCGATTGCCGTAACTGAAGGCCCAGGATTAGTTGGTGCTTTATTAGTAGGTGTAAGTACAGCAAAAGCACTGGCATTTACTCATAATAAACCATTGATAGGCGTCCATCATATTGCTGGTCATATTTATGCTAACCGTCTAGTCGAGGAGTTTCAATTCCCATTACTGGCTTTAGTCGTCTCGGGTGGACATACAGAGTTGATCTTAATGAAAGAGCATGGACACTTTGAAGTGATTGGAGAGACAAGAGATGATGCTGCTGGTGAAGCCTATGATAAAGTAGCGCGAACAATGGATTTACCGTATCCAGGTGGACCGGAAATTGATCGCCTTGCCCAATTAGGTGAGGATAACTTGAATTTCCCTAGAGCATGGTTAGAAGAAGATTCATTTGATTTTAGTTTTAGTGGATTAAAGTCAGCTGTTATTAACACGCTTCATAATGCCAATCAAAAAGGTATTGAACTAGATCGAAAAGATATCGCAGCAAGCTTTCAAGCAAGTGTTGTGGAAGTTCTAGTTGAAAAAACGTATAAAGCAGCTGAAAAGTATCAAGTTAAACACGTGATTGTTGCTGGTGGTGTTGCAGCAAATCAAGGTTTAAGAACAGCACTAAAAGAAAGATTCAATGATCAATTAATTAAATTATCAATCCCACCACTTGCTTTATGTACAGATAATGCAGCAATGATTGGTGCTGCCGCAATGATTGATTATGAAAAAGGATTAAATACAGATTGGTCAATGAACGCAAATCCAGCCCTAGATTTAGAAATGTATGGTGCTCGCTAG
- a CDS encoding ABC-F family ATP-binding cassette domain-containing protein, whose translation MILLQINQLVKRFGAETILNNIKLEVKANDRIAIVGRNGSGKSTLLKIIAGILPYDEGTIHRSKDVTMGYLDQHTGLETKETIWNEMKSVFNELIEEEKALREMEAKMGDPDLLNDPSRYQQLLNQYDNRLQSFKDNGGYQYESDIKTILNGLNFADFDFNTPIYELSGGQKTRLALAKLLLSKPDLLILDEPTNHLDITTLSWLEQFLRSYHGAIVIVSHDRYFLDHTVDIIYEIAHQQSKKYHGNYTKYLEQKALDYEREFKAYEKQQSEIQRMEEFVQRNLVRASTTKRAQSRRKQLEKMNRLDKPKGEEGQASFSFDIKQRSGNNVLKVENLSFRYPNEEKNIFSNLNFTVNRQDRIALVGPNGVGKTTLLKTLISEHQATTGSLTFGTNVEVGYYDQELARLDSRKTVLMELWDEFPHVNEQEIRTVLGNFLFSGEDVLSPVATLSGGEKARLALAKLMMKQSNLLILDEPTNHLDLTSKEILEAALIDFPGTIIFVSHDRYFINEIATHVYELSHDGITVYLGDYDYYVSKKQEQEEIEALNQEKVNTKSVTPEPKTNYHEEKQRKQLERKRLRRIEEIEIEIEALEEKIAENELELIKPEVYQDHEKALELTTANQELTDKIEELMQEWEALHEHSEI comes from the coding sequence ATGATTTTATTACAAATTAACCAATTAGTAAAACGATTTGGTGCTGAAACTATTTTAAACAATATTAAGTTAGAAGTGAAGGCCAATGATAGAATTGCTATAGTTGGCCGAAACGGATCTGGTAAATCAACATTACTAAAAATTATCGCCGGTATTTTGCCCTATGATGAAGGAACAATTCATCGTTCAAAAGATGTCACGATGGGTTACTTAGATCAACATACGGGACTTGAAACAAAAGAGACAATCTGGAATGAGATGAAGAGTGTCTTTAATGAGTTAATTGAAGAAGAAAAAGCTTTACGTGAAATGGAAGCAAAAATGGGTGATCCTGATTTATTAAATGATCCATCACGTTATCAACAATTACTTAATCAATATGATAATAGACTACAAAGTTTTAAAGATAATGGCGGCTATCAATATGAATCTGACATAAAAACGATTTTAAATGGCTTAAATTTTGCAGATTTTGATTTTAATACGCCAATATATGAATTAAGTGGCGGGCAAAAGACTCGTCTTGCTTTAGCAAAGCTATTGTTATCTAAACCTGATTTATTAATATTAGACGAACCGACAAACCATTTAGATATTACTACATTATCATGGTTAGAGCAATTTTTACGTAGTTACCATGGTGCTATCGTCATTGTATCTCACGACCGTTATTTCCTTGATCATACAGTTGATATTATATATGAAATTGCACATCAACAGTCGAAAAAATATCACGGAAATTATACAAAATACTTAGAACAAAAAGCACTCGATTATGAGCGTGAATTTAAAGCATATGAAAAACAACAGTCTGAGATTCAGCGTATGGAAGAGTTTGTTCAGCGCAACTTAGTGAGAGCATCAACGACAAAAAGAGCACAAAGTAGACGTAAACAGCTGGAAAAAATGAATCGATTAGATAAGCCTAAAGGTGAAGAGGGACAGGCTTCATTTAGCTTTGATATAAAACAGCGCAGTGGTAATAATGTGTTAAAGGTAGAGAACTTATCATTTAGATATCCTAATGAGGAAAAAAATATTTTTTCTAACTTGAACTTTACTGTTAACCGCCAGGATCGTATTGCTCTAGTGGGTCCTAATGGTGTCGGTAAGACAACATTGTTAAAAACATTAATTTCAGAGCATCAAGCAACTACTGGTTCATTAACTTTTGGGACCAATGTTGAAGTAGGCTATTACGATCAGGAGCTTGCAAGGCTTGATTCACGAAAAACAGTACTGATGGAATTATGGGATGAGTTCCCGCACGTAAATGAACAAGAGATTCGGACTGTTTTAGGGAATTTCTTATTTTCTGGTGAAGACGTACTTAGCCCTGTCGCGACATTAAGTGGTGGAGAAAAAGCACGTCTAGCATTAGCAAAGCTGATGATGAAGCAATCTAATTTGCTTATTCTTGATGAGCCGACAAACCATTTAGACTTAACGAGTAAAGAAATCTTAGAAGCTGCACTAATTGATTTCCCTGGTACAATTATTTTTGTTTCTCACGATCGATACTTTATTAACGAGATTGCAACACATGTTTATGAATTAAGTCATGATGGCATAACAGTATACTTAGGTGATTATGATTACTATGTATCGAAAAAACAAGAACAAGAAGAAATAGAAGCATTAAATCAAGAAAAAGTTAACACAAAATCGGTAACACCTGAACCAAAGACTAATTACCATGAAGAAAAGCAGCGAAAGCAATTAGAACGCAAACGATTAAGACGGATCGAAGAAATTGAGATAGAAATTGAAGCATTAGAAGAAAAAATTGCTGAAAATGAGTTAGAGCTTATCAAACCTGAAGTTTATCAGGATCATGAAAAAGCATTAGAACTAACTACCGCTAATCAAGAATTAACTGATAAGATTGAAGAACTCATGCAAGAGTGGGAAGCTTTACATGAGCATTCAGAAATTTAA
- a CDS encoding redox-sensing transcriptional repressor Rex, whose product MEINNNIPQATAKRLPLYYRFLNNLHLQGKTRVSSKELSEAVKVDSATIRRDFSYFGALGRKGYGYNVEYLLEFFRKTLNQDNESNVALIGVGNLGTAFLHYNFSKSNNTKIAKAYDANPDLIGKEVGHVMVEDVEKLDQSLSESDIDVAILTVPGHVAQSVTDVIVKAGVKGILNFTPARLTVPADVRVHHIDLTVELQSLLYFVEHYPLEKK is encoded by the coding sequence ATGGAAATTAATAACAATATCCCTCAAGCTACGGCAAAAAGATTACCGTTATACTATCGTTTTCTTAATAATCTTCATCTACAGGGTAAAACAAGAGTATCATCTAAAGAATTAAGCGAAGCAGTTAAAGTTGACTCGGCAACAATTAGACGAGACTTTTCCTATTTCGGTGCTTTAGGAAGAAAGGGTTATGGTTATAACGTTGAGTACTTATTAGAATTTTTCCGTAAGACATTAAATCAAGACAATGAATCAAATGTCGCTTTAATCGGGGTCGGAAACTTAGGTACTGCATTTTTACACTACAATTTTTCAAAAAGCAATAATACGAAAATTGCTAAAGCATATGATGCTAATCCTGATTTAATCGGTAAAGAGGTTGGTCATGTAATGGTAGAAGATGTTGAAAAGTTAGACCAATCACTATCCGAATCCGACATTGACGTAGCCATATTAACTGTTCCTGGACATGTAGCACAAAGTGTTACTGACGTAATAGTTAAAGCAGGCGTAAAAGGAATATTGAACTTTACTCCTGCGCGACTTACAGTTCCTGCAGATGTTCGCGTCCATCATATTGATTTAACAGTGGAGCTTCAATCACTACTTTATTTTGTTGAACATTATCCACTTGAAAAGAAATAA
- a CDS encoding YdiK family protein, translated as MRIVSPLRGAMFHFIMGALFIYFAYHSITETVLDPLTLFLSVLATLEVGIGIRLLQFYLKIKRNQKK; from the coding sequence ATGCGAATTGTTTCACCATTAAGGGGGGCAATGTTTCATTTTATTATGGGAGCATTATTTATTTATTTTGCTTACCATTCTATTACTGAAACAGTTCTCGATCCTTTAACGCTATTTTTAAGCGTTCTAGCAACGCTAGAAGTAGGAATAGGGATTCGATTATTGCAATTTTATTTAAAAATTAAGCGAAATCAAAAAAAATAA
- a CDS encoding CPBP family intramembrane glutamic endopeptidase, whose protein sequence is MTKRYLGIIFTYLFAQLSPVLVAKLLLPFDLDADSHNQIIMNWQVFIFLVAVFVSILLLNKKDQISDQSRSSDTMTFVWIVIGFFMALFGQALGNLLYMLIFGSVEQSQNTAQIMEIARAYPIFIIIVAIVGPILEEIIFRKIIFGELYKRSNFWIAGVISGLIFAVIHNDFTHIHLYFIMAFVFAFVYVKSKRIIVPIMAHVLMNTFVVIVQLTLPPNVIEQVNFIQMFL, encoded by the coding sequence ATGACTAAACGTTATTTGGGAATTATCTTTACTTATCTATTTGCCCAGTTATCTCCGGTACTTGTAGCAAAATTATTACTACCTTTTGACCTTGATGCAGATAGTCATAATCAGATTATAATGAACTGGCAGGTATTTATCTTTTTAGTTGCCGTATTTGTGTCAATTCTTCTATTGAATAAGAAAGATCAAATAAGTGATCAAAGTCGTTCTAGTGATACGATGACTTTTGTTTGGATTGTAATAGGATTCTTTATGGCACTATTTGGTCAAGCGCTAGGTAACTTACTGTATATGCTAATATTTGGGTCTGTTGAACAATCACAAAATACAGCTCAGATTATGGAAATTGCTCGTGCTTATCCGATCTTCATTATCATCGTAGCAATCGTCGGTCCGATTCTTGAAGAAATTATCTTTCGAAAAATTATCTTCGGTGAGCTCTATAAACGCTCAAACTTTTGGATTGCTGGGGTCATTTCTGGATTAATTTTCGCAGTTATACATAACGACTTTACCCACATTCACCTTTACTTTATAATGGCTTTTGTGTTTGCATTTGTATATGTAAAATCAAAGCGAATTATTGTGCCGATAATGGCACACGTCTTGATGAATACATTTGTTGTCATTGTGCAACTGACATTACCACCAAATGTTATTGAACAAGTCAACTTTATTCAGATGTTTTTATAG
- the groES gene encoding co-chaperone GroES, whose product MLKPLGDRIIIELVEEEEKTASGIVLPDTAKEKPQQGRVVSVGSGRVADNGSKITPEVEEGNLVIFAKYAGTELKYEGKDYLILREDDILAVIG is encoded by the coding sequence ATGTTAAAACCATTAGGAGATCGTATCATTATTGAACTTGTAGAAGAAGAAGAAAAAACAGCAAGTGGTATTGTGTTACCTGACACAGCAAAGGAAAAGCCACAACAAGGCCGAGTAGTTTCAGTTGGATCAGGTCGAGTAGCAGATAACGGTTCCAAAATTACTCCAGAAGTAGAAGAAGGGAACCTTGTTATTTTTGCTAAATATGCAGGTACAGAATTAAAGTATGAAGGTAAAGATTACTTAATTCTACGTGAAGATGATATTTTAGCTGTAATTGGATAA
- the groL gene encoding chaperonin GroEL (60 kDa chaperone family; promotes refolding of misfolded polypeptides especially under stressful conditions; forms two stacked rings of heptamers to form a barrel-shaped 14mer; ends can be capped by GroES; misfolded proteins enter the barrel where they are refolded when GroES binds), producing MAKNIKFSEDARQAMLRGVDTLANAVKVTLGPKGRNVVLDKSFGSPLITNDGVTIAKEIELQDRFENMGAQLVSEVASQTNDVAGDGTTTATVLAQAMIKEGLKNVASGANPVGVRRGIEKAVEVAVDELRKISQTVEDKESIAQVAAISANDEEVGQLIAEAMERVGNDGVITVEESRGFSTELEVVEGMQFDRGYTSPYMVSDQDKMEAVLEDPYILVTDKKINNIQDVLPVLEQVVQQSKPLLIIAEDVEGEALATLVVNKLRGTFNAVAVKAPGFGDRRKAMLEDIATLTGAEVITEDLGLDLKSSSIEQLGRAAKVVVTKENTTIVDGAGNPETISARVQQIRAQIEETTSEFDKEKLQERLAKLSGGVAVVKVGAATETELKERKLRIEDALNSTRAAVEEGIVSGGGTALMNIYSKVAGIELEGDEATGASIVLRALEEPVRQIATNAGLEGSIVAERLKGEEIGVGFNAATGEWVNMIEAGIVDPTKVTRSALQNAASVAAMFLTTEAVVADIPEDKSGTPDMGGMGGMPGMM from the coding sequence ATGGCAAAAAACATTAAATTCAGTGAAGATGCACGTCAAGCAATGCTTCGCGGTGTAGATACATTAGCAAATGCTGTAAAAGTAACATTAGGACCTAAAGGTCGTAACGTTGTTTTAGATAAAAGCTTTGGTTCACCATTAATTACAAACGATGGTGTTACAATTGCTAAAGAAATCGAATTACAAGATCGTTTCGAAAATATGGGAGCACAACTTGTTTCAGAAGTAGCTTCACAAACTAACGATGTTGCAGGAGACGGAACGACAACAGCAACAGTTTTAGCACAAGCAATGATTAAAGAAGGATTGAAAAACGTTGCTTCTGGAGCAAACCCTGTCGGTGTTCGCCGTGGAATTGAAAAAGCTGTTGAAGTTGCAGTAGACGAGCTTAGAAAAATTTCACAAACAGTTGAAGATAAAGAATCAATCGCTCAAGTTGCAGCTATTTCAGCAAATGACGAAGAAGTAGGTCAATTAATCGCTGAAGCAATGGAGCGCGTTGGTAATGATGGTGTAATTACTGTTGAAGAATCAAGAGGATTCAGCACTGAACTTGAAGTAGTAGAAGGTATGCAATTTGACCGCGGATATACTTCACCATATATGGTATCTGACCAAGATAAGATGGAAGCAGTGCTTGAAGATCCATATATTTTAGTAACAGATAAGAAAATTAACAACATTCAAGATGTATTACCAGTACTTGAGCAAGTTGTACAACAAAGCAAGCCACTATTAATTATTGCTGAAGATGTTGAAGGTGAAGCACTTGCAACATTGGTTGTAAACAAACTTCGTGGAACATTTAATGCAGTAGCTGTAAAAGCACCAGGATTTGGTGACCGTCGTAAGGCAATGCTTGAAGATATTGCGACACTTACAGGTGCAGAAGTGATTACTGAAGATCTAGGTCTTGATCTTAAGTCTTCATCAATTGAGCAACTTGGTCGCGCAGCTAAAGTTGTTGTTACAAAAGAAAACACAACAATTGTTGATGGAGCAGGAAATCCTGAAACAATTTCAGCACGTGTACAACAAATCCGTGCTCAAATCGAAGAAACAACATCTGAATTTGATAAAGAAAAATTACAAGAGCGCTTAGCTAAGTTATCTGGTGGTGTTGCAGTTGTTAAAGTTGGTGCTGCAACTGAAACAGAACTTAAAGAGCGTAAGCTTCGTATTGAAGATGCTTTAAACTCAACACGTGCAGCTGTTGAAGAAGGTATTGTTTCTGGTGGTGGTACAGCACTAATGAACATTTACTCAAAAGTTGCTGGAATTGAGCTTGAAGGCGACGAAGCAACTGGTGCAAGCATCGTTCTACGTGCACTAGAAGAGCCTGTACGTCAAATTGCAACTAACGCTGGTCTAGAAGGATCAATCGTTGCTGAGCGTCTAAAAGGAGAAGAAATTGGTGTTGGATTCAACGCAGCTACTGGCGAGTGGGTAAACATGATTGAAGCTGGTATCGTTGACCCAACTAAAGTTACTCGTTCTGCTCTACAAAACGCAGCATCTGTTGCAGCTATGTTCTTAACAACTGAAGCGGTTGTTGCAGATATCCCAGAAGATAAGTCAGGCACACCTGATATGGGTGGCATGGGCGGAATGCCGGGCATGATGTAA
- a CDS encoding response regulator, whose amino-acid sequence MFADEKINLLIVDKLNKTQFIIESVINQEKYNLVRASTSEEAIQYIVNHNFALILLDDQTIGVDSYTTVKVIRAIDKTKDIPILFINTDTSQTKYMMNYFDGSMDYILKPVDPLILKHKIDHFIKRRL is encoded by the coding sequence ATGTTCGCAGATGAAAAGATTAATCTATTAATCGTAGATAAACTTAACAAAACTCAATTTATAATCGAGTCTGTTATTAACCAAGAAAAATATAACTTAGTTAGAGCGAGTACTAGTGAAGAAGCCATTCAGTATATTGTTAATCATAATTTCGCTCTTATCTTGCTTGACGATCAAACTATAGGTGTAGATAGCTATACAACTGTAAAAGTTATTAGAGCAATCGATAAAACGAAGGACATACCAATTCTTTTTATTAATACTGATACTTCTCAAACAAAATATATGATGAATTATTTTGATGGATCAATGGACTACATTTTAAAACCAGTTGATCCATTAATTTTAAAACATAAAATAGATCATTTTATTAAACGTAGATTGTAA
- a CDS encoding histidinol-phosphatase, with translation MKFDLHNHHYRCGHAEGNIEDYIKSAIDRGLSYIGIADHSPYFYSEEDRLHPGVAMAKSEFPNYVNEVLELKKKYEGKIHVLLGVESDYFPEHEELYRNVYNQYPFDYVIGSVHHVNGKNIFERGRWDGLNEQERIAEKERYYQLIQKSAKSGLFQVLGHIDAMKGFYPEFTRIETPIIENTLKVIAEAGVAIEVNTSGKTKDCGGWYPSHEILERAFHYGVDITFGSDAHVPERIGDEFELVQQTLKAIGYNEMVYYVEKERKIVTF, from the coding sequence ATGAAATTTGATTTACATAATCACCACTATCGTTGTGGTCATGCAGAAGGTAATATTGAAGACTATATTAAGTCAGCGATTGATCGTGGTCTAAGCTATATTGGTATTGCTGATCATTCACCGTATTTTTATAGTGAAGAGGATCGTTTGCATCCGGGCGTTGCGATGGCGAAAAGTGAATTTCCTAACTATGTTAATGAAGTGCTTGAATTAAAGAAGAAATATGAGGGTAAAATCCATGTCTTATTGGGAGTTGAAAGTGACTATTTCCCAGAGCATGAGGAACTCTATCGAAATGTTTATAATCAATACCCATTTGATTATGTGATTGGATCTGTACACCATGTTAATGGCAAAAATATTTTTGAACGCGGCCGTTGGGATGGGCTTAATGAGCAGGAACGAATCGCAGAAAAAGAGCGATACTATCAATTGATACAGAAATCAGCTAAAAGTGGTCTCTTCCAAGTGTTAGGTCATATTGATGCAATGAAAGGTTTTTATCCTGAATTCACAAGGATTGAAACGCCTATTATCGAAAATACCTTGAAAGTAATAGCTGAAGCGGGTGTTGCGATAGAAGTGAATACATCAGGCAAAACAAAGGACTGTGGAGGATGGTATCCATCTCATGAGATTCTTGAGCGTGCTTTCCATTATGGGGTAGATATTACATTTGGTTCAGATGCCCATGTTCCTGAAAGAATTGGCGATGAATTTGAACTTGTGCAGCAAACGCTAAAAGCAATTGGTTATAACGAGATGGTCTACTATGTGGAGAAGGAAAGAAAAATTGTAACGTTCTAA